One Ictalurus furcatus strain D&B chromosome 25, Billie_1.0, whole genome shotgun sequence DNA window includes the following coding sequences:
- the susd6 gene encoding sushi domain-containing protein 6: MCDGMATRSHALVIVALQLLLFLTALPAGQASGCSRPSAVLHGRVNLTETNRGSFPVGTVLQYSCDSGYTLSGESVITCTALGRWSSITPHCLKNDVCRPPSEPENGGYMCHPSPCHSLTEGTVIEYFCDEGYTLKGYRYHTCRNGDWDSAAPIICHLGQGKEERSPLGMPALSIVASTASSVALILLLVVLFVLLQPKLKSIHHSRREQGVCGQAASIVVEGVQVSLPSYEEAVYGSGGAAAPPPESRVNIVLSEGPQTEPPASELSQSRPEHSLPSTSTAARSCHAETVLVHQDPSSSSPSSSSSCTWVSEQRGAAGAGARRPSSTSSDQHSLLSLTSVEEYGDDIPLLKEA, translated from the exons GTTGCTCCAGGCCCTCAGCAGTGCTGCATGGCCGAGTAAACCTCACCGAGACCAACCGCGGCTCCTTCCCCGTAGGCACAGTGCTGCAGTACAGCTGTGATTCAGGATACACGCTGAGCGGCGAGAGCGTCATCACGTGCACCGCACTCGGACGCTGGTCCTCCATCACGCCGCACTGCCTCAAAAATGACG TGTGCCGTCCCCCCAGCGAGCCGGAGAATGGGGGCTACATGTGCCACCCCTCACCCTGCCACAGTCTGACTGAAGGCACAGTGATCGAGTATTTCTGCGATGAAGGCTACACGCTGAAAGGATACAGGTACCACACGTGCAGGAACGGAGACTGGGACTCTGCAGCGCCCATCATCTGTCACCTGGGACAAG ggAAGGAAGAGCGCTCTCCTCTGGGTATGCCAGCTCTCTCTATCGTGGCCTCCACTGCCAGCTCCGTGGCCCTCATCCTGCTGCTGGTCGTCCTCTTCGTCCTGCTGCAGCCCAAACtcaaatccatccatcacaGCAG ACGTGAGCAGGGTGTCTGCGGCCAGGCCGCCTCCATCGTCGTAGAGGGAGTTCAGGTCTCGCTTCCTTCTTACGAGGAGGCGGTGTACGGCAGCGGCGGAGCAGCCGCTCCTCCCCCGGAGTCCCGTGTGAACATCGTGCTCTCCGAGGGGCCTCAGACGGAGCCTCCTGCTTCAGAGCTCAGCCAATCCCGACCTGAGCACAGCCTCCCCTCCACCTCCACCGCGGCACGCTCCTGTCACGCCGAGACCGTGCTCGTTCACCAGgacccctcctcctcctctccgtcctcctcctcctcctgcaccTGGGTGTCGGAGCAGCGCGGGGCGGCGGGAGCAGGAGCGCGTAGGCCGAGCAGCACGAGCAGCGACCAGCACAGCCTGCTCTCGCTCACCTCCGTAGAGGAATATGGAGACG ATATTCCTCTGCTGAAGGAGGCCTGA